The Maniola hyperantus chromosome 27, iAphHyp1.2, whole genome shotgun sequence genome has a window encoding:
- the LOC117994599 gene encoding uncharacterized protein: MSDGEQSSESGTTLLTAEFNHGQLKIVDDPSPAKKRKLQTVKGHILDGGGGESSNDEQYKYVQVLDSDKNVVVDLLNLTLVKCDNGQESYRIVSNDETESGGEDTVTCVLSNDDDDPDITDSYMVMEGSDGQVVFLQTSDEQQPTRELEKPNKKALTPVQILEKAKALQKAKALMSLQTSTPRCGRRRRSQLPPVHELLSSPHFKMYLYSCKLCDFKCNAIKELTAHKAAEHVGGGAGKWRAGGRANTITLQCARCPFRGNTHSQLMKHVKDIHSEMATVGSHTSAGLLSSPEVSEADVLVCGACGFESSARDVFKLHIEDEHGVIAC, from the exons ATGTCGGACGGGGAGCAATCATCAGAGTCAGGAACTACTCTACTAACGGCTGAATTTAATCATG GTCAGTTAAAAATTGTGGATGATCCATCGCCTGccaaaaaaagaaaa CTCCAAACAGTGAAAGGTCACATATTGGATGGTGGTGGTGGTGAAAGCAGCAACGACGAGCAATACAAATACGTGCAGGTGCTGGACTCTGACAAGAATGTTGTCGTGGATTTACTCAACTTGACACTAGTCaa ATGCGATAACGGGCAGGAGTCGTATCGTATAGTAAGCAACGACGAAACAGAAAGTGGTGGAGAAGATACTGTTACGTGCGTGCTGTCCAACGATGATGATG ATCCAGATATAACAGATTCGTATATGGTGATGGAGGGTAGCGATGGCCAAGTGGTGTTCCTGCAGACCTCCGACGAGCAGCAACCGACCCGGGAACTGGAGAAACCCAACAAG AAGGCTCTCACACCTGTACAAATATTGGAGAAAGCAAAAGCGCTGCAGAAAGCCAA AGCGCTAATGTCGCTTCAGACGAGCACACCGCGGTGCGGACGACGTCGCAGGTCGCAGCTACCGCCAGTGCACGAGCTGTTATCCTCGCCGCACTTCAAGATGTACCTGTACTCGTGTAAACTGTGCGACTTCAAGTGCAACGCCATTAAAGAGCTCACGGCTCAcaag GCAGCGGAGCAcgtgggcggcggcgcgggcaaGTGGCGCGCGGGCGGGCGCGCCAACACCATCACACTGCAGTGCGCGAGGTGCCCCTTTAGGGGGAACACACACTCACAG TTGATGAAGCATGTGAAGGACATACATTCAGAAATGGCGACAGTCGGGAGCCACACGA GTGCGGGGCTGCTGTCGTCGCCGGAGGTGAGCGAGGCggacgtgctggtgtgcggcGCGTGCGGCTTCGAGTCCTCCGCACGGGACGTGTTCAAGCTGCACATCGAGGACGAGCACGGCGTCATCGCCTGCTAG